The Polyangiaceae bacterium genome includes a region encoding these proteins:
- a CDS encoding PAS domain S-box protein, which translates to MRSRGTVREVSCRVTPVLDSFAKRAGTRLEDLAADLPVSVDRLRDPAERMDWDVFAALFERVGERLGLDQAEALGRDVIHMPAMIASAQAFVSAVASPRRLYQAGCSWLARAWFWNLRIELRDLGPGRLEIRAEIPASYAPAPWYFRHVTGTLAAIPRLLGLPDADVVADTHGHGGTWLVSVPSAPLRTKLALLPRALRAFQLVEELGRQQRSLNAAFMENVRAAHALGAAERRFQALLAGIVEVICIIDGEETLRYVTPSVAAALGYSPEELTGTNAFALVHPDDAPRLRTSFAAAAERPGAAEEASLRIRRRDGSWADFEVTLRDLRDDSEISGFVVNARNVTDKRRAEARLREQERAYSTLLSNVHGMAYRCRNDADWTMELVSDGCERVTGYAPDELRDNAVVAFSELIVQEDRAPLWEKCQANLAARRQCSNEYRIRSKSGEVRWVWDLAHGIYSDSGELLCIEGLVTDITDRRRLEEQLLQAQKMEGIGRLAGGIAHDFNNLLAVMQGCVGLALGELPADHPVRRHIEPIADAGRRASDLTRQLLTFARRQVIEPRALDPNQVVEGISSLLARVLGDHIELEVSLDQGVGSVRADAAQLEQVLMNLAINARDAMADGGRLCIATESALVHESEAREFSDAVPGPHVVVSVTDTGTGLSPEAREHLFEPFFTTKPVGHGTGLGLATSYGIVKQAGGHIRVESEPGRGTSFRIYLPASPRPAPPPETAPAEVAIPGGETILVVEDHDLVRGLVTRALAAFGYAVLSADGGQVALSLAAAHAGPIHLLLTDVTMPKRAARSSPASSAACVRV; encoded by the coding sequence GTGAGGTCTCGGGGCACCGTGCGAGAGGTCAGCTGCCGCGTCACTCCGGTCCTGGACTCGTTCGCGAAGCGAGCAGGGACCCGCCTCGAGGACCTGGCGGCGGACCTACCGGTGTCGGTCGACCGGCTCCGGGATCCGGCAGAGCGCATGGACTGGGACGTCTTTGCGGCGCTGTTCGAACGCGTCGGGGAGCGGCTGGGCCTGGACCAGGCGGAGGCGCTGGGCCGAGACGTGATCCACATGCCGGCGATGATCGCGTCGGCTCAGGCCTTCGTCAGCGCGGTGGCCAGCCCCAGGCGTCTGTACCAGGCGGGTTGCTCGTGGCTCGCGCGGGCCTGGTTCTGGAACCTCCGGATCGAGCTCCGGGACCTCGGCCCCGGACGCCTCGAGATCCGGGCCGAGATCCCGGCGAGCTACGCGCCCGCGCCCTGGTACTTCCGCCACGTCACCGGCACGCTCGCTGCGATCCCTCGGCTGCTCGGGTTGCCCGACGCGGACGTGGTCGCCGACACCCACGGCCATGGCGGGACCTGGCTGGTGTCCGTGCCGAGCGCTCCGCTCCGGACCAAGCTCGCGCTCTTGCCGCGAGCCCTGCGCGCCTTCCAGCTGGTGGAGGAGCTCGGTCGCCAGCAGCGCTCGCTGAACGCCGCCTTCATGGAAAACGTGCGCGCGGCGCACGCGCTCGGCGCGGCCGAACGCAGGTTTCAGGCGCTGCTCGCCGGGATCGTCGAGGTCATCTGCATCATCGATGGCGAAGAGACGCTGCGCTACGTCACGCCGTCCGTGGCGGCGGCCCTCGGCTACTCACCCGAGGAGCTGACGGGCACCAACGCGTTCGCCTTGGTCCACCCGGACGACGCGCCTCGGCTCCGGACCAGCTTCGCCGCGGCCGCAGAACGTCCCGGCGCCGCAGAGGAGGCGTCGCTCAGGATCCGCAGGAGGGACGGCAGCTGGGCCGATTTCGAGGTCACGCTGCGGGATCTCCGCGATGACTCGGAGATCAGCGGGTTCGTGGTGAACGCGCGCAACGTGACCGACAAGCGGCGCGCCGAGGCGCGACTGCGCGAGCAGGAGCGGGCGTATTCCACCCTGCTCTCCAACGTCCACGGCATGGCCTACCGCTGTCGCAACGACGCCGACTGGACCATGGAGCTCGTCAGCGACGGTTGCGAGCGCGTGACCGGCTACGCCCCGGACGAGCTGCGGGACAACGCGGTCGTGGCCTTCAGCGAGCTGATCGTCCAGGAAGATCGGGCCCCGCTCTGGGAGAAGTGTCAGGCGAACCTGGCCGCGCGACGCCAGTGCAGCAACGAGTACCGGATCCGAAGCAAGAGTGGCGAGGTGCGCTGGGTCTGGGACCTGGCGCATGGGATCTACTCCGACTCCGGCGAGCTCCTCTGCATCGAGGGGCTGGTCACCGACATCACCGACCGACGGCGGCTCGAGGAGCAGCTGCTTCAAGCGCAGAAGATGGAGGGCATCGGCCGGCTCGCCGGGGGCATCGCCCACGACTTCAACAACCTCTTGGCCGTGATGCAAGGCTGCGTGGGACTGGCACTCGGCGAGCTGCCGGCGGACCACCCGGTGCGGCGCCACATCGAGCCCATCGCAGACGCCGGCCGCCGGGCCTCCGACCTGACCCGGCAGCTGCTCACGTTCGCGCGGCGCCAGGTCATCGAGCCGCGCGCCCTCGACCCGAATCAGGTCGTCGAGGGCATCTCCTCGCTGCTCGCTCGCGTGCTGGGCGATCACATCGAGCTCGAGGTGTCGCTCGATCAAGGGGTCGGTTCGGTGCGCGCCGACGCGGCGCAGCTCGAGCAAGTGCTGATGAACCTGGCGATCAACGCCAGGGACGCCATGGCGGACGGTGGGCGGCTCTGCATCGCGACCGAGAGCGCGCTGGTCCACGAGAGCGAAGCCAGGGAGTTTTCCGACGCTGTACCTGGACCCCACGTGGTCGTGAGCGTGACCGACACCGGGACCGGCCTGTCGCCCGAGGCGCGTGAGCACCTGTTCGAGCCCTTCTTCACCACCAAGCCGGTCGGGCACGGCACGGGGCTCGGTCTCGCGACCTCGTACGGAATCGTGAAGCAGGCCGGCGGGCACATCCGAGTGGAGAGCGAGCCCGGGCGCGGCACCAGCTTCCGGATCTACCTGCCCGCGAGCCCCCGGCCGGCCCCGCCACCCGAGACGGCGCCGGCCGAGGTCGCGATCCCCGGCGGCGAGACCATCCTGGTCGTCGAAGACCACGATCTGGTGCGCGGACTGGTCACGCGAGCGCTCGCGGCCTTCGGCTACGCGGTGCTCTCGGCTGACGGGGGACAAGTAGCGCTCTCGTTGGCGGCCGCGCACGCCGGACCGATCCACCTGCTCCTCACCGACGTGACGATGCCGAAGAGGGCGGCCCGGAGCTCGCCCGCGAGCTCTGCCGCGTGCGTCCGGGTCTGA
- a CDS encoding ABC transporter permease, with protein MLGYLGRRLLWSLFTIWAVVTLTFFIYNVLPEDPARVIAGPQARPADVARIRTQLGLDRPVHVRYVRYMTGLVSFGKPPADAKDDSAWKLGPMRIDLGVSYLKRKPVTALLAKALPPTLLVGFLALAIEVAIGAAAGVLAAMRRHGVLDYGTVALTLVGISAPTFLTALVLQHFLARELKLFPLDGYGQTSAEQLRAAMLPALTLGLYGAAYYTRLVRDEMITLLKEDYVRTARAKGQSEWVVVLRHALRNALMPLVTVIGLSMGTLVGGAIVTEKIFRWPGIGSLSVDAIVERDGPVIMGVVILFSTVVVAANFLVDLSYAALDPRVRRK; from the coding sequence ATGCTCGGCTATCTGGGGCGCCGTCTGCTCTGGTCGCTGTTCACGATCTGGGCGGTCGTGACGCTGACCTTCTTCATCTACAACGTCCTACCGGAAGATCCCGCACGCGTGATCGCCGGTCCGCAGGCGAGACCCGCCGACGTGGCGCGCATCCGCACCCAGCTCGGGCTCGATCGCCCGGTGCACGTCCGTTACGTGCGCTACATGACCGGCTTGGTCAGCTTCGGAAAGCCGCCGGCGGACGCCAAAGACGACAGCGCGTGGAAGCTCGGACCGATGCGCATCGATCTCGGGGTGAGCTACCTGAAGCGCAAGCCCGTCACGGCTCTGCTCGCCAAGGCGCTGCCGCCCACGTTGCTGGTCGGGTTCTTGGCGCTCGCCATCGAAGTGGCCATCGGCGCCGCGGCCGGCGTCCTGGCGGCGATGAGGCGCCACGGCGTGCTCGACTACGGCACCGTCGCGCTGACGTTGGTCGGCATCAGCGCACCCACCTTCTTGACCGCGCTGGTCCTTCAGCACTTCCTGGCGCGTGAGCTCAAGCTCTTCCCCCTGGACGGCTACGGCCAGACCAGCGCCGAGCAACTGCGCGCCGCGATGTTGCCGGCGCTCACGCTGGGTCTGTACGGCGCCGCCTACTACACCCGCCTCGTCCGCGACGAGATGATCACGTTGCTCAAGGAAGACTACGTCCGCACGGCGCGTGCCAAGGGCCAGAGCGAATGGGTGGTCGTGCTGCGACATGCCCTGCGCAACGCGCTGATGCCGCTGGTGACGGTGATCGGCCTGAGCATGGGCACGCTCGTCGGCGGCGCCATCGTGACCGAGAAGATCTTCCGCTGGCCGGGCATCGGCTCCCTCAGCGTCGATGCCATCGTCGAGCGCGACGGCCCGGTGATCATGGGCGTGGTCATCTTGTTCTCGACGGTGGTGGTCGCGGCGAATTTCCTGGTGGATCTCTCGTACGCGGCGCTCGACCCACGCGTCCGGCGCAAGTGA
- a CDS encoding ABC transporter substrate-binding protein: MRWIRTRTELAVLLLLSGCRSGVAPPIGQEREGPPQRGGVLRTAFFTDVRGLDAATAFDTAASAIESLIYDGLVSYDDSGKIVPVLAERVDIAPDGKRYVFPLRRGVTFHDGTELTAADVKRSIERALHVKTPCPVPSYYERIVGYTAYHDGKAEELTGVKVEGDYQIAVELSEPDATFLHIMALPIVAPVCKSAGKVWERSFAGQPCGAGPFKVTRFENGQIIKMVRHEGYWDKGKPYLDGIDWYLSMQTFTQRFKFEQGDIDYIRELGEADSMLYRTSPAWHGRGEWEPSLTTGGIFMNTEMPPFDNRHFRRAVSYAIDREQLASVRPGHVRGHAKMVPNVLIAPEPGYPQQAYDYQQALEEMRLAGYPYDPKTGQGGYPHEIPYLAMLDSFAQTAGEVYQQQLAKIGIRIKIQVVGWPTFLARSGRRKTVPMGFSGWHADFPDPSTFFEPILATKAIQDEESQNAAFFSDKDFDDVLERARRSTNDEERKSLYRKAEEIVAREAPWATTYTYSYFELWHPYVRGYRPHPVLSQYMRNTWLDAGAKKLASRGCSPGLSVLARITCREQRSPKTTLALAGGRR, encoded by the coding sequence ATGCGCTGGATCCGCACGAGGACTGAGCTCGCGGTGCTGCTCCTGCTCTCGGGCTGCCGCTCGGGTGTGGCGCCGCCCATCGGCCAGGAGCGTGAGGGCCCGCCCCAGCGCGGGGGCGTCCTGCGCACGGCCTTCTTCACCGACGTGCGCGGCCTCGACGCGGCGACGGCCTTCGACACCGCGGCCAGCGCCATCGAGTCGCTGATCTACGACGGCCTGGTCAGCTACGACGACAGCGGCAAGATCGTTCCCGTGCTGGCCGAGCGCGTGGACATCGCTCCCGACGGCAAGCGCTACGTGTTCCCGCTCCGGCGCGGCGTCACCTTCCACGACGGCACCGAGCTCACCGCCGCCGACGTGAAGCGCAGCATCGAGCGCGCGCTCCACGTCAAGACCCCGTGCCCGGTGCCCTCGTATTACGAGCGAATCGTCGGCTACACCGCCTACCACGACGGCAAGGCCGAAGAGCTCACGGGCGTGAAGGTCGAAGGCGATTACCAGATCGCCGTCGAGCTCAGCGAGCCCGACGCCACCTTCCTGCACATCATGGCGCTGCCCATCGTGGCCCCGGTCTGCAAGAGCGCCGGCAAGGTCTGGGAGCGCAGCTTCGCCGGTCAACCCTGCGGGGCCGGCCCGTTCAAGGTCACGCGCTTCGAGAACGGCCAGATCATCAAGATGGTCCGGCACGAGGGCTACTGGGACAAAGGCAAGCCCTACCTCGACGGCATCGACTGGTACTTGTCGATGCAGACCTTCACCCAGCGCTTCAAGTTCGAGCAGGGCGACATCGACTACATCCGCGAGCTCGGCGAGGCGGACAGCATGCTCTACCGCACGAGCCCGGCCTGGCACGGCCGCGGCGAGTGGGAGCCCTCGCTGACCACCGGCGGCATCTTCATGAACACGGAGATGCCGCCGTTCGACAACCGCCATTTTCGACGCGCCGTCAGCTACGCCATCGATCGCGAGCAGCTGGCGAGCGTGCGGCCGGGGCACGTGCGCGGCCACGCCAAGATGGTGCCCAACGTGCTCATTGCCCCGGAGCCTGGGTATCCCCAGCAGGCCTACGACTACCAGCAGGCGCTCGAGGAAATGCGCCTCGCCGGCTACCCGTACGATCCGAAGACCGGCCAGGGCGGCTACCCGCACGAGATCCCCTACCTGGCCATGCTCGACTCGTTCGCGCAGACCGCCGGCGAGGTCTACCAGCAGCAGCTCGCCAAGATCGGCATCCGCATCAAGATCCAAGTGGTCGGCTGGCCCACGTTCCTGGCCCGCTCCGGACGGCGCAAGACCGTACCCATGGGCTTCTCCGGTTGGCACGCGGACTTCCCGGACCCCTCGACCTTCTTCGAGCCCATCCTGGCCACGAAGGCCATCCAAGACGAGGAGAGCCAGAACGCGGCCTTCTTCTCCGACAAGGACTTCGACGACGTCCTCGAGCGGGCGCGACGCTCCACCAACGACGAGGAACGCAAGTCTCTGTATCGCAAGGCCGAGGAGATCGTGGCGCGCGAGGCGCCCTGGGCCACGACCTACACCTACAGCTACTTCGAGCTCTGGCACCCCTACGTCCGGGGCTACCGCCCGCATCCGGTGCTGAGCCAGTACATGCGCAACACCTGGCTCGACGCCGGCGCCAAGAAGCTCGCGTCTCGCGGCTGCTCGCCCGGGCTGTCCGTCCTCGCCCGTATCACCTGCCGCGAGCAGCGCTCGCCGAAGACGACGCTCGCGTTGGCGGGAGGGCGGCGCTGA